A genomic stretch from Triplophysa dalaica isolate WHDGS20190420 chromosome 4, ASM1584641v1, whole genome shotgun sequence includes:
- the klhl13 gene encoding kelch-like protein 13 isoform X2 produces MPGQGSCPGDEKDIGLSQQNMFSHQHSFVVWTTHSLLAASPTYHLTGSLVEDDDAQMMKVSLGCSEMGLSTHLQASKTGNTRFFTSNTHSSVVLQGFDQLRIEGLLCDVTLVAGDGDEVFPVHRAMMASSSDYFKAMFTGGMKEQDLMCIKLHGVNRIGLKKIIDFIYTAKLSLNMENLQDTLEAASFLQILPVLDFCKVFLISGVSLDNCVEVGRIANTYNLTEVDKYVNNFILKNFPSLLGTGEFVKLPFERLAFVLSSNSLKHCSELDLFKAACRWLRYEEVRMEYAAKLMRNIRFPLMSPTELINHVQTVDFMRTDNTCVNLLLEASNYQMMPYMQPVMQSERTAIRSDHTHLVTLGGVLRQQLVVSKELRLFDEKAHEWKALAPMDAPRYQHGIAVIGNFLYVVGGQSNYDTKGKTAVDTVFRYDPRYNKWIQVACLNEKRTFFHLSALKGHLYAVGGRNAAGELATVECYNPRTNEWTYVAKMNEPHYGHAGTVYGGYMYISGGITHDTFQKELMCFDPDADKWTQKAPMTTVRGLHCMCTVGDRLYVIGGNHFRGTSDYDDVLSCEYYSPTLDLWTPIAAMLRGQSDVGVAVFENKIYVVGGYSWNNRCMVEIVQKYDPEKDEWHKVFDLPESLGGIRACTLTVFPPEDLSLAGSPNRESPLSAP; encoded by the exons ATCACTGGTAGAGGATGATGATGCTCAGATGATGAAGGTGTCACTAGGATGCAGTGAAATGGGGCTCTCCACCCACTTGCAGgcctcaaaaacaggaaacaCACGCTTCTTTACCAGCAACACGCACAGCTCTGTGGTCCTACAG GGATTTGACCAGTTGAGGATAGAGGGCCTGCTTTGTGATGTCACGTTGGTGGCAGGAGACGGGGATGAGGTGTTTCCTGTTCACCGAGCCATGATGGCCTCCTCCAGCGACTACTTTAAAGCCATGTTTACAG GTGGAATGAAAGAGCAGGATTTGATGTGTATAAAGCTGCACGGTGTGAATCGAATAGGGCTAAAGAAGATTATAGACTTCATTTACACCGCCAAACTCTCTCTCAACATGGAGAACCTACAGGACACCCTAGAGGCTGCTAGCTTTCTACAGATTCTGCCTGTCCTTGACTTCTGCAAAGTCTTTCTCATTTCTGGG GTGTCCTTGGATAACTGTGTGGAGGTGGGGCGTATCGCCAACACCTACAACCTCACCGAAGTGGACAAATACGTCAACAACTTCATCCTTAAGAATTTCCCCTCACTGCTCGGCACCGGCGAGTTTGTCAAACTTCCATTTGAACGCCTTGCATTTGTACTTTCATCCAACAGTCTAAAACACTGCAGCGAGCTGGACCTGTTTAAAGCCGCATGCCGCTGGTTACGTTACGAAGAAGTACGCATGGAATATGCTGCCAAATTAATGCGCAATATACGATTTCCCCTCATGAGTCCAACGGAACTTATAAATCATGTACAGACTGTCGACTTCATGCGTACGGACAATACCTGTGTTAACCTTTTATTAGAAGCCAGCAACTATCAGATGATGCCATACATGCAGCCGGTGATGCAGTCGGAACGAACTGCGATCCGTTCGGACCATACCCATTTAGTGACACTAGGGGGCGTGTTACGGCAACAGCTAGTTGTAAGTAAAGAGTTACGGCTTTTTGACGAGAAAGCACACGAATGGAAGGCACTGGCACCAATGGACGCGCCGCGCTACCAGCACGGGATTGCGGTGATCGGTAACTTTTTGTACGTAGTCGGTGGACAGAGTAACTATGACACGAAAGGCAAAACGGCAGTAGATACTGTTTTTCGATACGACCCGAGGTACAACAAGTGGATTCAGGTGGCATGTCTGAACGAGAAGAGGACCTTCTTTCATCTGAGCGCACTCAAAGGACATCTATACGCTGTAGGAGGGAGGAACGCTGCAGGAGAGCTGG CAACTGTGGAGTGTTATAATCCCAGAACAAACGAATGGACGTACGTCGCCAAAATGAACGAACCACACTACGGACACGCAGGCACCGTTTACGGAGGATACATGTATATTTCAG GTGGAATAACCCATGACACCTTCCAGAAAGAGCTCATGTGTTTTGACCCGGATGCCGACAAGTGGACTCAGAAGGCTCCCATGACCACGGTACGTGGTCTGCACTGCATGTGCACCGTCGGTGATCGTCTTTACGTCATCGGTGGGAACCACTTCAGAGGCACCAGTGACTATGACGATGTACTGAGCTGTGAGTACTATAGCCCCACCCTCGACTTATGGACACCAATCGCGGCCATGCTTCGTGGGCAAAGCGACGTGGGCGTGGCTGTTTTCGAGAATAAAATCTATGTGGTGGGCGGGTACTCATGGAACAACCGCTGCATGGTGGAGATCGTACAGAAGTATGACCCAGAGAAGGACGAGTGGCATAAAGTATTTGATCTACCGGAGTCCCTCGGTGGCATCAGGGCGTGCACGCTGACCGTGTTTCCCCCCGAGGACCTCTCACTTGCTGGTTCACCGAATCGAGAGTCTCCCCTCTCTGCTCCTTGA
- the klhl13 gene encoding kelch-like protein 13 isoform X7 has protein sequence MDHPVHRGDAMSNGLHDRYCAISLVEDDDAQMMKVSLGCSEMGLSTHLQASKTGNTRFFTSNTHSSVVLQGFDQLRIEGLLCDVTLVAGDGDEVFPVHRAMMASSSDYFKAMFTGGMKEQDLMCIKLHGVNRIGLKKIIDFIYTAKLSLNMENLQDTLEAASFLQILPVLDFCKVFLISGVSLDNCVEVGRIANTYNLTEVDKYVNNFILKNFPSLLGTGEFVKLPFERLAFVLSSNSLKHCSELDLFKAACRWLRYEEVRMEYAAKLMRNIRFPLMSPTELINHVQTVDFMRTDNTCVNLLLEASNYQMMPYMQPVMQSERTAIRSDHTHLVTLGGVLRQQLVVSKELRLFDEKAHEWKALAPMDAPRYQHGIAVIGNFLYVVGGQSNYDTKGKTAVDTVFRYDPRYNKWIQVACLNEKRTFFHLSALKGHLYAVGGRNAAGELATVECYNPRTNEWTYVAKMNEPHYGHAGTVYGGYMYISGGITHDTFQKELMCFDPDADKWTQKAPMTTVRGLHCMCTVGDRLYVIGGNHFRGTSDYDDVLSCEYYSPTLDLWTPIAAMLRGQSDVGVAVFENKIYVVGGYSWNNRCMVEIVQKYDPEKDEWHKVFDLPESLGGIRACTLTVFPPEDLSLAGSPNRESPLSAP, from the exons ATCACTGGTAGAGGATGATGATGCTCAGATGATGAAGGTGTCACTAGGATGCAGTGAAATGGGGCTCTCCACCCACTTGCAGgcctcaaaaacaggaaacaCACGCTTCTTTACCAGCAACACGCACAGCTCTGTGGTCCTACAG GGATTTGACCAGTTGAGGATAGAGGGCCTGCTTTGTGATGTCACGTTGGTGGCAGGAGACGGGGATGAGGTGTTTCCTGTTCACCGAGCCATGATGGCCTCCTCCAGCGACTACTTTAAAGCCATGTTTACAG GTGGAATGAAAGAGCAGGATTTGATGTGTATAAAGCTGCACGGTGTGAATCGAATAGGGCTAAAGAAGATTATAGACTTCATTTACACCGCCAAACTCTCTCTCAACATGGAGAACCTACAGGACACCCTAGAGGCTGCTAGCTTTCTACAGATTCTGCCTGTCCTTGACTTCTGCAAAGTCTTTCTCATTTCTGGG GTGTCCTTGGATAACTGTGTGGAGGTGGGGCGTATCGCCAACACCTACAACCTCACCGAAGTGGACAAATACGTCAACAACTTCATCCTTAAGAATTTCCCCTCACTGCTCGGCACCGGCGAGTTTGTCAAACTTCCATTTGAACGCCTTGCATTTGTACTTTCATCCAACAGTCTAAAACACTGCAGCGAGCTGGACCTGTTTAAAGCCGCATGCCGCTGGTTACGTTACGAAGAAGTACGCATGGAATATGCTGCCAAATTAATGCGCAATATACGATTTCCCCTCATGAGTCCAACGGAACTTATAAATCATGTACAGACTGTCGACTTCATGCGTACGGACAATACCTGTGTTAACCTTTTATTAGAAGCCAGCAACTATCAGATGATGCCATACATGCAGCCGGTGATGCAGTCGGAACGAACTGCGATCCGTTCGGACCATACCCATTTAGTGACACTAGGGGGCGTGTTACGGCAACAGCTAGTTGTAAGTAAAGAGTTACGGCTTTTTGACGAGAAAGCACACGAATGGAAGGCACTGGCACCAATGGACGCGCCGCGCTACCAGCACGGGATTGCGGTGATCGGTAACTTTTTGTACGTAGTCGGTGGACAGAGTAACTATGACACGAAAGGCAAAACGGCAGTAGATACTGTTTTTCGATACGACCCGAGGTACAACAAGTGGATTCAGGTGGCATGTCTGAACGAGAAGAGGACCTTCTTTCATCTGAGCGCACTCAAAGGACATCTATACGCTGTAGGAGGGAGGAACGCTGCAGGAGAGCTGG CAACTGTGGAGTGTTATAATCCCAGAACAAACGAATGGACGTACGTCGCCAAAATGAACGAACCACACTACGGACACGCAGGCACCGTTTACGGAGGATACATGTATATTTCAG GTGGAATAACCCATGACACCTTCCAGAAAGAGCTCATGTGTTTTGACCCGGATGCCGACAAGTGGACTCAGAAGGCTCCCATGACCACGGTACGTGGTCTGCACTGCATGTGCACCGTCGGTGATCGTCTTTACGTCATCGGTGGGAACCACTTCAGAGGCACCAGTGACTATGACGATGTACTGAGCTGTGAGTACTATAGCCCCACCCTCGACTTATGGACACCAATCGCGGCCATGCTTCGTGGGCAAAGCGACGTGGGCGTGGCTGTTTTCGAGAATAAAATCTATGTGGTGGGCGGGTACTCATGGAACAACCGCTGCATGGTGGAGATCGTACAGAAGTATGACCCAGAGAAGGACGAGTGGCATAAAGTATTTGATCTACCGGAGTCCCTCGGTGGCATCAGGGCGTGCACGCTGACCGTGTTTCCCCCCGAGGACCTCTCACTTGCTGGTTCACCGAATCGAGAGTCTCCCCTCTCTGCTCCTTGA
- the klhl13 gene encoding kelch-like protein 13 isoform X8: MDHPVHRGDAMSNGLHDRSLVEDDDAQMMKVSLGCSEMGLSTHLQASKTGNTRFFTSNTHSSVVLQGFDQLRIEGLLCDVTLVAGDGDEVFPVHRAMMASSSDYFKAMFTGGMKEQDLMCIKLHGVNRIGLKKIIDFIYTAKLSLNMENLQDTLEAASFLQILPVLDFCKVFLISGVSLDNCVEVGRIANTYNLTEVDKYVNNFILKNFPSLLGTGEFVKLPFERLAFVLSSNSLKHCSELDLFKAACRWLRYEEVRMEYAAKLMRNIRFPLMSPTELINHVQTVDFMRTDNTCVNLLLEASNYQMMPYMQPVMQSERTAIRSDHTHLVTLGGVLRQQLVVSKELRLFDEKAHEWKALAPMDAPRYQHGIAVIGNFLYVVGGQSNYDTKGKTAVDTVFRYDPRYNKWIQVACLNEKRTFFHLSALKGHLYAVGGRNAAGELATVECYNPRTNEWTYVAKMNEPHYGHAGTVYGGYMYISGGITHDTFQKELMCFDPDADKWTQKAPMTTVRGLHCMCTVGDRLYVIGGNHFRGTSDYDDVLSCEYYSPTLDLWTPIAAMLRGQSDVGVAVFENKIYVVGGYSWNNRCMVEIVQKYDPEKDEWHKVFDLPESLGGIRACTLTVFPPEDLSLAGSPNRESPLSAP; this comes from the exons ATCACTGGTAGAGGATGATGATGCTCAGATGATGAAGGTGTCACTAGGATGCAGTGAAATGGGGCTCTCCACCCACTTGCAGgcctcaaaaacaggaaacaCACGCTTCTTTACCAGCAACACGCACAGCTCTGTGGTCCTACAG GGATTTGACCAGTTGAGGATAGAGGGCCTGCTTTGTGATGTCACGTTGGTGGCAGGAGACGGGGATGAGGTGTTTCCTGTTCACCGAGCCATGATGGCCTCCTCCAGCGACTACTTTAAAGCCATGTTTACAG GTGGAATGAAAGAGCAGGATTTGATGTGTATAAAGCTGCACGGTGTGAATCGAATAGGGCTAAAGAAGATTATAGACTTCATTTACACCGCCAAACTCTCTCTCAACATGGAGAACCTACAGGACACCCTAGAGGCTGCTAGCTTTCTACAGATTCTGCCTGTCCTTGACTTCTGCAAAGTCTTTCTCATTTCTGGG GTGTCCTTGGATAACTGTGTGGAGGTGGGGCGTATCGCCAACACCTACAACCTCACCGAAGTGGACAAATACGTCAACAACTTCATCCTTAAGAATTTCCCCTCACTGCTCGGCACCGGCGAGTTTGTCAAACTTCCATTTGAACGCCTTGCATTTGTACTTTCATCCAACAGTCTAAAACACTGCAGCGAGCTGGACCTGTTTAAAGCCGCATGCCGCTGGTTACGTTACGAAGAAGTACGCATGGAATATGCTGCCAAATTAATGCGCAATATACGATTTCCCCTCATGAGTCCAACGGAACTTATAAATCATGTACAGACTGTCGACTTCATGCGTACGGACAATACCTGTGTTAACCTTTTATTAGAAGCCAGCAACTATCAGATGATGCCATACATGCAGCCGGTGATGCAGTCGGAACGAACTGCGATCCGTTCGGACCATACCCATTTAGTGACACTAGGGGGCGTGTTACGGCAACAGCTAGTTGTAAGTAAAGAGTTACGGCTTTTTGACGAGAAAGCACACGAATGGAAGGCACTGGCACCAATGGACGCGCCGCGCTACCAGCACGGGATTGCGGTGATCGGTAACTTTTTGTACGTAGTCGGTGGACAGAGTAACTATGACACGAAAGGCAAAACGGCAGTAGATACTGTTTTTCGATACGACCCGAGGTACAACAAGTGGATTCAGGTGGCATGTCTGAACGAGAAGAGGACCTTCTTTCATCTGAGCGCACTCAAAGGACATCTATACGCTGTAGGAGGGAGGAACGCTGCAGGAGAGCTGG CAACTGTGGAGTGTTATAATCCCAGAACAAACGAATGGACGTACGTCGCCAAAATGAACGAACCACACTACGGACACGCAGGCACCGTTTACGGAGGATACATGTATATTTCAG GTGGAATAACCCATGACACCTTCCAGAAAGAGCTCATGTGTTTTGACCCGGATGCCGACAAGTGGACTCAGAAGGCTCCCATGACCACGGTACGTGGTCTGCACTGCATGTGCACCGTCGGTGATCGTCTTTACGTCATCGGTGGGAACCACTTCAGAGGCACCAGTGACTATGACGATGTACTGAGCTGTGAGTACTATAGCCCCACCCTCGACTTATGGACACCAATCGCGGCCATGCTTCGTGGGCAAAGCGACGTGGGCGTGGCTGTTTTCGAGAATAAAATCTATGTGGTGGGCGGGTACTCATGGAACAACCGCTGCATGGTGGAGATCGTACAGAAGTATGACCCAGAGAAGGACGAGTGGCATAAAGTATTTGATCTACCGGAGTCCCTCGGTGGCATCAGGGCGTGCACGCTGACCGTGTTTCCCCCCGAGGACCTCTCACTTGCTGGTTCACCGAATCGAGAGTCTCCCCTCTCTGCTCCTTGA